From Vairimorpha necatrix chromosome 9, complete sequence, one genomic window encodes:
- a CDS encoding reverse transcriptase, with amino-acid sequence MGPNEIKKQETLEYRKPENVRDKETISQVVNIKFKIRNIKQDFNEEVYIVEPLPEDIILGARFIINNDMILDFKNKAIILNNQITSVANNQELEPIEMESILYSRLCCIREIDQLEETTLKNNITRYIKENGIIKETINKCEKCIRCKNNKKSDKTKSNIQARSSFQILCTDIFGPFELTDYVHNEIQNKGFFLTVE; translated from the exons ATGGGACCGAATGAGATTAAAAAGCAGGAGACATTGGAATATAGAAAACCTGAGAATGTTAGAGA TAAAGAAACAATCAGTCAAGTTgtaaatatcaaatttaaaattaggAACATTAAACAAGATTTCAATGAGGAAGTATACATAGTAGAACCCCTCCCTGAAGACATAATACTGGGAGCAAGATTCATCATCAATAATGACATGATTTTAGACTTCAAGAACAAAGCCATAATACTTAACAACCAAATTACATCAGTGGCAAATAACCAGGAATTGGAACCAATAGAAATGGAAAgcattttatattctagACTCTGTTGCATAAGAGAAATCGACCAGCTTGAGGAAACAACacttaaaaacaatataacaAGATACATAAAAGAAAACGG aataataaaagagaCAATAAATAAGTGCGAAAAATGCATAAGATGcaaaaacaacaaaaaatccgataaaacaaaatctaATATACAGGCACGCAGTTCATTTCAAATCTTGTGTACAGATATTTTCGGCCCATTCGAGTTAACAGACTACGTACATAATGAGATACAAAACAAAGGATTTTTTCTAACTGTTGAgtga
- a CDS encoding endonuclease, with amino-acid sequence MKTEISSENILQELQRASLLSSFNKLSNEEKIDYFIHKANIEILDWHSKLMKEKRKCSLTFEMWKELAETEFDCGTGLYELYTLKQKENQSIVEFIKDVEKKCLKENIRNTDKRKIIRNGILSRYKAIKMVLTGQYEINKEFLEIIDEMEKENNDITKIRQPASNNINKRYSCYFCHKDGHIAKDCFAKKKITDGKQLQYKRINEIHQEGGMLDANFINNKEDLIYVYNEKINVTFDSGSYYNFISKKAASELTLKIYRSTEEIYFLTCLEERFGITEYVILDFSYGGKSYRSKFFIFPKVEKFKILVGKKTLQEILKRVSSNRICEINTIKGEKIVEKVYTLPKKLEEGVEKSIKELLRKNYIRKSKSTWLNNLRPVIKPDGSIRVTTNLVSLNKLVELDNYSLPHIDKLLYGLRGKKYFSKLDLKDAFFCIELAEKDRYKTAFRFKHLLYEWNVMPMGFKNAPAIFQRFIDDVLQEEIGKSCFVYVDDILVFGENEEEHDFNYEKIITKLKSYNLGINEDKTIYKVKELTFLGHLIAYNEIKPKITRDQAINDMKRPINKKSLQEFLGLINYYRKFISNCSKIGGCLYDLTKNDIQFNWGKEQDAAFNTLKKIVLSSSVLKQPDFSKPYILETDACDSGLGAILSQENEGHVYPIAYASRRLVPAERNYSISEKECLGVLWGMENFRYFLYGNEFKVITDHKALEVLNKGEIKSLRIQRWLDKLSEYNYTIEYKRGTDIPHVDCLSRSYLNELNTDEINMIEFSEEEKRSIIRNKHIELVHRGSKVIENELRKKYHWKDMSHMEKNLYL; translated from the exons ATGAAAACAGAGATTAGTAGTGAAAATATCTTGCAGGAGCTACAAAGAGCTTCTTTACTTTCcagttttaataaattatcaaatgaggaaaaaattgattattttattcataaAGCCAACATTGAGATACTAGATTGGCATAGTAAGTTAATGAAGGAGAAACGGAAATGTTCCTTAACATTTGAAATGTGGAAAGAGTTGGCAGAAACGGAATTTGACTGCGGTACTGGATTGTACGAATTATATactttaaaacaaaaagaaaaccaAAGTATTGTGGAATTTATCAAAGATGTAGAAAAGAAATGTCTAAAGGAAAATATCAGAAATACGGATAAAAGGAAGATAATAAGAAATGGAATCCTATCAAGATATAAGGCTATAAAAATGGTATTAACGGGGCAAtatgaaattaataaagaattcCTTGAAATAATTGATGAAATGGAAAAGGAAAATAACgatataacaaaaataagaCAACCTGCCTCCAATAACATCAACAAAAGATATTCATGTTATTTTTGCCACAAGGATGGGCATATCGCTAAAGACTGTTTTgcgaagaagaaaataactGATGGTAAACAACTACAGTATAAAAGGATAAATGAGATCCACCAAGAAGGCGGAATGTTGGATGCAAACTTTATTAAcaataaagaagatttaatatatgtttataatgaaaaaattaatgtaaCTTTTGACTCGGGTTCTtactataattttataagtaaaaaGGCTGCTTCTGAActaactttaaaaatttatagaagtACAGaggaaatatattttttaacatgtTTAGAAGAAAGATTCGGGATTACAGAATATGTGATATTAGATTTCTCTTATGGTGGTAAAAGTTATcgttctaaattttttatattcccTAAGGtggaaaaatttaaaatacttgTAGGAAAAAAGACATTACAAGAAATATTGAAAAGGGTGTCTAGCAATAGAATTTGTGAAATAAATACGATAAAAGGAGAAAAAATTGTTGAAAAGGTCTATACACTACCAAAAAAGTTAGAAGAAGGAGTGGAAAAATCTATCAAAGAACTACTAAGGAAAAATTACataagaaaatcaaaatcaaCGTGGTTGAATAATTTAAGACCAGTAATTAAACCAGATGGTTCTATAAGAGTTACTACAAATTTAGTTTCGTTAAACAAATTGGTAGAGCTAGATAATTACTCCTTACCACACATTGATAAGCTTTTATACGGGCTTCgtggaaaaaaatattttagtaaattggatttaaaagatgcatttttttgtatagaATTAGCGGAAAAGGATAGATATAAGACCGCTTTTAGATTTAAGCACCTATTATATGAATGGAACGTTATGCCAATGGGGTTTAAAAATGCTCCGGCAATTTTTCAAAGATTTATAGATGATGTTTTACAAGAAGAAATAGGGAAAAGTTGCTTCGTGTATGTGGATGACATACTGGTTTTTGGAGAAAACGAGGAAGAACatgattttaattatgaGAAGATCATAACAAAGCTTAAAAGCTATAACTTAGGTATTAATGAGgataaaacaatatataaGGTTAAAGAACTTACCTTTTTGGGACATTTAATAGCATATAACGAAATTAAGCCAAAAATTACACGGGACCAAGCAATTAACGATATGAAAAGACcaatcaataaaaaatcactGCAAGAATTTCTGGGacttattaattattatagaaaatttatttctaattgtTCAAAAATCGGAGGATGTTTATATGATCttacaaaaaatgatattcaATTTAATTGGGGGAAGGAACAGGATGCTGCTTTTAATacattaaagaaaattgtATTGTCGAGCAGTGTGCTTAAACAGCCAGATTTTAGTAAACCTTACATATTAGAAACGGATGCATGTGACTCTGGTCTGGGAGCGATCTTGTcacaagaaaatgaagGGCATGTGTACCCAATCGCGTACGCTTCTAGAAGATTGGTTCCAGCGGAAAGAAATTACAGTATCAGCGAGAAAGAATGCTTGGGTGTCCTATGGGGAAtggaaaattttagatattttttatatggaAATGAGTTTAAAGTAATAACTGATCACAAAGCTCTAGAGGTCCTAAATAAAGGCGAAATAAAATCGTTACGTATACAAAGGTGGCTTGATAAATTGAGTGAGTATAATTACACGATCGAGTACAAAAGGGGGACAGATATTCCTCACGTCGATTGTTTGTCAAGATCTTATCTTAATGAGTTAAATACGgatgaaataaatatgattgAATTTAgcgaagaagaaaaaaggTCTATCATAAGGAATAAACATATAGAATTAGTTCACAGAGGATCAAAAGTTATTGAAAATGAATTaaggaaaaaatatcattggAAAGATATGTCGCATATG gaaaaaaatttatatttgtga